One window of Siniperca chuatsi isolate FFG_IHB_CAS linkage group LG15, ASM2008510v1, whole genome shotgun sequence genomic DNA carries:
- the zfyve21 gene encoding zinc finger FYVE domain-containing protein 21 isoform X2 codes for MSAVPDGKKLVRSPSGLRMVPENGAFNSPFSLDEPQWVPDKECPRCMQCDTKFDFIRRKHHCRRCGRCFCDKCCSKKVVLPRMCFVDPVRQCAECSLASQKETEFYDKQLKVLLGGGTFVVTLGTSEKSETMTCRLSNNHRYLFLDGESHFEVELSRISSMQILTDGTSPGGGTSRASGMLLHYKPMGSQDAQQLRLEAADDKKVASLWLAAMHKAAKLLYEARDQ; via the exons ATGTCTGCAGTTCCTGACGGAAAGAAACTCGTCCGGAGCCCCAGCGGCCTTCGCATGGTTCCGGAAAACGGCGCCTTTAACAGCCCCTTCTCCCTGGACGAGCCGCAGTGGGTCCCGGATAAAGAG TGCCCGAGATGTATGCAGTGTGACACCAAGTTCGACTTCATCAGAAGAAag CATCACTGCCGGCGGTGCGGCCGCTGTTTCTGCGATAAGTGCTGCAGTAAGAAGGTGGTGCTGCCCCGCATGTGTTTCGTTGATCCGGTGCGGCAGTGCGCCGAGTGCAGCCTGGCCTCGCAGAAAGAGACGGAGTTCTACGACaagcagctcaaagtgcttctGGGAG GTGGCACCTTTGTCGTCACTTTGGGAACGTCAGAGAAGTCTGAAACCATGACGTGTCGCCTCTCCAACAACCACAG GTATCTGTTCCTCGACGGTGAAAGTCACTTCGAGGTGGAGTTGTCTCGGATCTCCAGCATGCAGATTCTGACAGACGGCACGAGTCCAGGAG gagGGACGTCGCGGGCCAGCGGCATGCTGCTCCACTACAAGCCAATGGGCTCCCAGGACGCCCAGCAGCTCCGCTTGGAGGCAGCAGACGACAAGAAGGTGGCCTCGTTATGGTTGGCTGCAATGCACAAG GCGGCCAAACTGCTGTATGAAGCTCGGGACCAGTGA
- the zfyve21 gene encoding zinc finger FYVE domain-containing protein 21 isoform X1 encodes MSAVPDGKKLVRSPSGLRMVPENGAFNSPFSLDEPQWVPDKECPRCMQCDTKFDFIRRKHHCRRCGRCFCDKCCSKKVVLPRMCFVDPVRQCAECSLASQKETEFYDKQLKVLLGGGTFVVTLGTSEKSETMTCRLSNNHRYLFLDGESHFEVELSRISSMQILTDGTSPGENDIHTYTSLLDSHYISEGGTSRASGMLLHYKPMGSQDAQQLRLEAADDKKVASLWLAAMHKAAKLLYEARDQ; translated from the exons ATGTCTGCAGTTCCTGACGGAAAGAAACTCGTCCGGAGCCCCAGCGGCCTTCGCATGGTTCCGGAAAACGGCGCCTTTAACAGCCCCTTCTCCCTGGACGAGCCGCAGTGGGTCCCGGATAAAGAG TGCCCGAGATGTATGCAGTGTGACACCAAGTTCGACTTCATCAGAAGAAag CATCACTGCCGGCGGTGCGGCCGCTGTTTCTGCGATAAGTGCTGCAGTAAGAAGGTGGTGCTGCCCCGCATGTGTTTCGTTGATCCGGTGCGGCAGTGCGCCGAGTGCAGCCTGGCCTCGCAGAAAGAGACGGAGTTCTACGACaagcagctcaaagtgcttctGGGAG GTGGCACCTTTGTCGTCACTTTGGGAACGTCAGAGAAGTCTGAAACCATGACGTGTCGCCTCTCCAACAACCACAG GTATCTGTTCCTCGACGGTGAAAGTCACTTCGAGGTGGAGTTGTCTCGGATCTCCAGCATGCAGATTCTGACAGACGGCACGAGTCCAGGAG AGAATGACATTCACACTTATACCAGTCTGCTGGACAGTCACTATATCTCTGAAG gagGGACGTCGCGGGCCAGCGGCATGCTGCTCCACTACAAGCCAATGGGCTCCCAGGACGCCCAGCAGCTCCGCTTGGAGGCAGCAGACGACAAGAAGGTGGCCTCGTTATGGTTGGCTGCAATGCACAAG GCGGCCAAACTGCTGTATGAAGCTCGGGACCAGTGA